The genomic stretch GAGGGCCCGGGGGGGTGGTTTGCACAGTGCAAGGAGCCGCAGGGGCTGCCACCTCCCAGGCAGGAGGACAGGTCTGCGAGTCCctgtgcgggggggggggggctggccagCCCggagagctcagcacctcccgGATCAGCCCTTTTCCCCATCCCTACCTATGTGCAACAACGATGGTGGTGCGGTGGGCGCAGACCTTGGCCAGGGAGGCCTGGATGTTCCTCTCGGTCTCTGTGTCGAGCGCAGACGTGGCCTAGGGGAGAGGCAGGGCGTGGGGAAGGGACACGAGCAGCGGAGGCAGCTgatggggcaggggctgctgcagagcagggcaagGCTGGGGGCCGCTGCCGTTACCTCATCCAGCAGGATGATGCGGGGACCCTTCAGGATGGTGCGTGCGATGGCGATGCGCTGCTTCTCCCCGCCACTCAGCTtcagcccccgctcccccacCTGGGTGTTGTATCCTGCAGGCACAAGGGCAGAAACGTGCTGTGCTGGTGCCCTCCaaaacagggatggggaccaaGGCTGTGCTGCGTGGGGGGGGTGTCCTGCCGGGACCACGCAGCTGCCTGGCGCAGCCtcagcccatccctgcccaggGTCTGATTTAGCCCTGGAGAGATGGCAGGGAGAGGCAAAGCAAGGCACAGGGTCCCGCAGGTGTCCCCATGGGGGATGTCCCAAGGACACCCATGAGGGCAGCTACAAGGTCATGGGGGACCCCGGGATGGCAGGGGAGGGCAAGGAGGGGACCGCGGGGGTCTCACCATCGGGGAAGGAAAGGATGCGGTCGTGGATgtcagcagcctgggctgcctcctgcacctcctggtcAGTGGCCAGGATCCGTCCGTAACGGATGTTGTTGGCGATGGTGTCGTTGAAGAGCACCGTGTCCTGGGGCACCACCCCGATGTGAGCGCGCAGCGACGCCTGCTTCACCTGCGGAGGCGGGCGTGAGGCCTCAGCCAGACACATACCCCCCCGCAAAGACCCCAAACCCCAATCCTACCCCTCGGCTGAGCCCAAcaccctgctccttgcagggtGTCTGCTCCAGGGTCCTGCCTGGACCACAGGCTCAGCTGCATCTccaccctgcagctggggggaacCCCGCCGGTCCCCGGAGGCCTCCCACCCTCACCTGGGAGATGTCCTGCCTGTCGATGCGGATGCAGCCGCCCCGCACGTCGTAGAAGCGGAAGAGCAGGCGGATGATGGTGCTCTTCCCCGAGCCCGAAGGTCCCACCTATACGCAAAGGTAAAGGGACCTGGAGACACCAGAGGCTCCCCGCTGCTGgaggccaggggctgccccacaAGCCCTACATGCTGCTGGTCAACGAGGAGGAGCGGGACGTGGAGAACAGCCAGgtaatttcagtatttccatatttcccagcccctcttcccccatcccaccctccagcagtgAACCCACGCCCATGGTCCCGCTCTCACCAGGGCCAGGGTCTGCCCAGGCATCACAGAGAAGGAGACGTCCTGCAGGATTTCCTTCCTGGGAAAGGGAGACAGAGAGGGACTCAGGGCCACCTCCCCTACCCCACATCCCTGTGCCAGGCCCCATAGCTCGACTTGTCCCACCCTGCCACCCCATGCCCGCCGCCCCGTACCCATCCACGTAGCTGAAGTGCACGTTCTCAAACTCAATCCGCCCGGCCTCCAAGCGCAGGTCGCCGGCGTTCACCGCATCCTTCACCTGCCGGAGGGCGAGACGCGGCCTCAGAGccagcccctccccagggcaggaCCACAGGGCCGTGCCAGGGAGCGGGGTCCGGGAAGGTGGCACCCACCTCCTGCTCCTCGTGGAAGAGCTCAAACATGTTCTCCATGTCCACGAAGGAGTTCTGGATCATcctggaagggggaaaagacCAGAGGGAAGGGTTTGGGTGCGTGCATCCCGAAGCAGGTGCCCATGGGGAGGGGGACCCCAGGCacccccacagctcccagcattACCTGTAGTAAGTCCCGAACCAGTTGAGCGGCGTGTAGAGCTGGATGATGTAGGTGCCGAAGAGGACAAAGTCCCCCACCTggaaggggcaggggagaggtGCCCgtcaccagcagccccagggccccaccccgggcaggggctgcccaggCTGGCACCAGCCTTACCTGCAGCTTGTTTTCGGTGACGAAGTAGGCGCAGAGTAGGGAcccccgccagcagccccaggccgATGACCAGGTTCTGGGTCTGGTTGAGGAGACCCAGCGAGGCACTGACTTTCCACTCCGAGAGCTGGAAGAGGCAAGGTCCTCTGGGATGCTGCCACCTCCAAACCAGACCCACGGTGAGCTCCATCCTCCCCCCAGGTGCCCGTGAGGCTCGGCTCCTTCCCCCCCGACTCCCCTGCTGGTGCCGAGCACCCTGTACCTGGTACTTGACGATGGCATCATTAAAGCGGTTCACCTCGTAGCTCTCTGCATTGTAGTACTTCACCTGCAGGATGCAGAGCTGGGGTCAGCGCCCGGATCAGCCCCCCAGCGCCAGGCAGTGCTCAGCGACCCCCCCACCGCCTGTGGTACCGTCTCAAAATTGAGCAGTGAGTCCACGGCCCGGGACTTGGCCTCGTTGTCCCGTGTGTTCATGTCCCGCCGGTACTTGGTCCTCCACTCAGTGATGAAGATGGTCAGAGCTGCGGCCAGGAGTGGGCGGCATTGGTAGGCgcctgctgccccacagctcagcatggcacccctgcaccccgaTCCCCTACTCACTCAGGTAGAGGCTCATACACACGAAGATGATGAGGCCAAACCAGGCGCTGAAGACCGAGGTGAAGTAAACGATGCCGATGACAATGTCCGCAATGGTGGGGATGATGCTGAAGACGATGTAGCTAGGGGGTGGGAAGTGGGATGGTGCATCAGCCTGGCCCGGTGGGGCTGCCTGGCCACCCCCCGCCCGCTGCGGGCACGCTCTGACCTGAGCAGGCTGTTGATGCTGCTGGTGCCCCGGTCCACGCTGCGCAGGACCTCACCGGTGCGACGCCCCAGGTGCCAGCGCAGGGACAGCCCGTGCAGGTGGGCGAAGAGCTGCACCTGCACCTGCCGGTTGGTGAACTGCTGCACCCACACCCACAGGAAGGTGCGCAGGTTGCTCACGAAGCCAGTAGAGCCTGTGGAGCACCATGGGACGGTCAGCAGGGACCAACACCACCGGGGCGTGCAGCTAGCTCAGAAAGCCCAGCTGAGAAAGAGGGATTTGGGATGGGGCtccccccgctgtccccaaGCTGGGACCAGCCCTGGTTGCTGCTCCCAAGAGAGAGCAGCAGTGATGGGGgcagccaccccagccctggcatGACGTGCCCCACGCTGTCTCTCCCCAGCGCCCCATCCTTCCCGGTGGTCCTTACCAGCACCTCCACCCTGCAGGAACTTCAGCCCCACGTAGATGCAGACAGTCCAGGCCAGGGTGTGCCAAGGAACACCCTCTGTCAGCTCGTTCACTGGGGAGAGGGCGGCAAGGGtcagggcagaggggcagggagcaTCGCCGGGTGCCCCATGGgaaccagccccagcacccaccgcTGGTCTCTGACCCCCTGgaccctgctcctgccaggttcctgcagccccccaggtcaCTCGCGACACCCCCCAGCACTTGGTGAGGCCGTGGGCAGCCTCACACGCCGAGCTCCAGGTGCCTCACCAATGTTCTTGTAGTAGATGGGGACGAAGACGTTGATGGCCCGCTCCAGCCCCATGAGCGCCATGCAGAACAGCaccagcccctgcagcaggTGGTTGCCCCTCGGCCACATGTATGGCACTAGCAGCCGCAGCTTCCTCCGGAAATCCTTCCATGTGGAAGTGGTCCTGCTGGCATTGGGCAGGAGCGGCTGGGGGAGAGCAGAGTGAGGGGTCACTGTCTTGGCACCCCAGCCCAGATGGCAATGGCCCCGGCGAACACCCCACCAAGAAAACCAGCCCCGTCCTCCCAGGGTCCCCACTCCACCCTCCCAGCAGGGCCGCATCCTGCTGACGGCGGGCAGGGAGCTTGGGCAGCCCTAAACCTCACTCCTCCCCGGTCTCCTGAAGATGCTGATCATCTTCATCAAGACAGCTGTACTTTCATTTTGTCCccgcctcctccctgcccatgtccccaaactgctccagccccaggacTCACCTGGCTGTTCTCTACGTCCCGCTCCTCCTCGTTGACCAGCAGCATGTAGGGCTtgtggggcagccccggggccttCATACCCAGGACGAAGAGCATGAATGTGCAGATGTAACACAGCAGCCAGAAGCCGAACTGCACCTGGATGGAGAGTGGGGGGGTCAGCACCACAGCCAGCCCTTGGCACAGCCCGGCCGGGCATGGGATGGATATGAGCCGAGAGAGGCAAGGAGCAGGGCTCGGGGATGGGGTGCAGTGCAgccaggggagaggggacacCCCATGCAGCTCAGCGGGACACCCTGGCTGAGCACAGCACCTCAGGCAGCACCCAgaccccttccttcctccctgccatGTCTGGCCCTGTGCCCTCTGGCCTGGGGTGCCCCTAccctggggggagcagggaggtaaagggctgaggggagcaggcagacaccccctgcccctgtgcctggggctgggccaGGCAGAAGCAGGACCAGAGCCAGATGGGGGCATGGAAAGATGTGCGATAGCTGGACTCGGGGCTGAGACATGTGACAGATGCATGGGTGCAACCCAGAAGCACATGCACCCTGGGCATGGCCAGGCACGGCATGCACACTCCACCCCAGCACTGCaatgctgcagccccccccaaagGGCCCAAgtcccccttccctgcccccagcccacctTCTGGTTGGTGTCCTCCAGTGCCCACCACCACAGCGGGCTCCTCCAGCACACCAGGGTCAGGTTCTCGGCGGCGAAGGCCAGCgcccagaagaggaggaggacggTGCCATGGCCCCGTGTCCGGTCGTGCACCAGCACCCGCGtgtgctccagctgcaggagggcGACGGCGCAGCCCCAGCTGAGGGCCCAGAGGCAGGCATGCAGCAACATGTACCCGTACAGCCGTCCTGGCCCCGCCACTTGCCACAGCAGCCCACCGAAGGgctgcagggccaggagcagggacagcaggaCCTGGCCACGGTAGAGGTGGGAGCGGGGGATGTACTTGGGCTCCATGGTGCGGCCAAAGCGGACGTAGCAGGCGTACTGCAGGGCGCCCAGCAGCAGGCAAAcgctcagcagcacagctggcacCAGCGTGAAGAAGAAGCAGGGCTGGAAGCCCTGCTGGACCCAGGCCTGGGCGATGGAGCTGTTGCCCTCACAGTagccccccagcaccgccaTCCTGGCAGGTCACCCtctgtggagagaagaggagctggaggaaggtCGCAGGATGGGCTGTTAGGTACGGCTGCAACGAGGGACCCAAGGCGGGATGGCACAGCCAAGCAGAGGGGGACACTCATGGGGACAGGGGCAAGCAGCACTGGACACGGCAGAGGGGACACACGTGCATGCAAGCACGGCCAGCTCTGCATGGGGATGAACACGAGCACCGCGCCAGGATCCGCTCGCAGGGCTTTGCCAATGccctgggcggggggggcaaCACTGCACTGGGCCCCCCCGAGCCACTTGGGCCCTTGGGGGGGCCCCGGACACGGGGGGCAGTGAGACCGCAGGGACAGGAAGGCAGTGGGGTGCCGGGACCGGTCTTGAGTCGGGGGGAGCAATGGGGGCAACGCAGCGGCagtgcggcggggggggggggggggggtaacgCAGGGGATGCACGGGGGAAGCGCAGGGCAACGCTGCGGCAAGGCGAGGCCAAAAGCAGGGGCCACGCCGGGGCGAGGCAGCGGCCGTGCCGGGCAATGCCCGGGCGGTGCCGGCGCCGCTTGGCCCCGGGACAGCCGgtcccggcgctgccgccgccccgctgcccgcgcagccgccccgccgccccgcccgcgcccccgcgCCCGCTCAcctgccccgggcccgccggccccggcccgctccgggcccccgcgccgccgccagccgccgcccgccgggccccggcgccgctccgccccgccccgctccccgcccctgCGCCGGCACCGCCGGGCTCCTGCGCGCCCTCCCCGGCACCGGGCCCGCGCCCCAGCCCGCACCCCGGGGCGCATCCCCCGGACCCCCGGGGCCTCggtgcccggccccgcgccccccgccccgctgcagGGAGGGGACCGGGGAGGTGTCGGCGGCGTGGGACGCGctcccgggccgggggccgaggCGGGGTCCCCGAAGCCGAGGCGAGGCGTCCCGCTCCCGCTTATcgccgccgccagcccggcGCTGCGGCACCGCGATagcccccgccggcccggcgAGGTCCCGGCCCGCCGCAGAGGTCAGGCAGGAcggggctctgccagccccggggATAAATAtagcccctgcctcccccccccgcggcccccgggaTCGAGCTCCGGggagctgccagcccaggcGGAGCGGCCGGCAGGCACCTCGCAGCCTCCCGCCGCCATCACAGGCGCCAGCTCCTCCGGCTTCCTCCGTCCTCCACGCCGTAGCCGGGTCCAGGGGGGCCGCACGGTGCTGCGGAGTGAAGGGAGACTCGGACGCGAGCAGGGATGATACAGCCCATCTTTATTAGACGGCTATACAGCTGTACAGTGAGGGCACGGGAGGTGCGATACCGCgctccccggggacccccacgCCCGCACGCCCCGGgagaggatgaggaagaggGACGCGCCATGCACATGGGACACTGACGACACAAGCACGACATGCGGCAAGGACTCgggcctgctcctgcctggcctATCCTTCCTGCCAGCCCAGGGAAAGGCCCAGGCTTCCTCCCCGCCCCAGAGCCCTGTCAGCCTTCAGCCGCTCAGCCTAGGGATCAGCAACAAATCTGCCGGGAAGCCCCGGGGAAGGCTCACCTCCATGCAGGATGGTAGCCCAGGTGCGAGGGGAAGCCACTGGAAAGCTTGGGTTCCCGGgaaatttgctttcagtttccCTTTGCCATGCCTTGACAGCCCCAAGCCGGAGCTGCTGCGGAGTCGTTGCAGCCGCTCCTCCATGGGAGGACCCCAGCAGCACACAGGCCTGCAGGGCTCCGGCTTGGCTCAGTCCTGACCCCATCCTGAGCTCTGCTTAGCACGCTCCCTTTGGTCTCTCACAGACCCCAGAGCAGTTGCAGCTCCGGTTGGTCGGTCCCACCCCATCGCAGCAGGGAACGTGCCACCCCCAAAGAGCCTGCCTCTGCGTGAGCACCCCTGTCCCGCTCGTGCCCTGGCTACCTGGGCGCACGcagccctgcagtgctgggagcagccggCTCACTGGTGTGCGCCCAGCCCAGGCTCAAAGGGCAGAGGCAATAACCCTGGCAGGGGAAGAGAGGCAGCCCTGGACTCCAGGGATGGCAGAGGAGGGCCTGCGGTGCTTGCAGAGGGCATGGCAAAAGCAAGCAGCCCCTGCCACAggcaaggggagggagggaggggaaagcaaAGCCTGGCAGGGGTTAGCAGGGATGCAGATCCTCACAAGCTGCCACtagaagaaaggagagggaaaccAGGATGGTGGAAAGGTCTTGCCTCAGGCCACGCTCCACAGCCAGGATGCTGATcccccaccaccagcaccccagggctggggtttACCTCTCCCTTCTGGGTTCAAGGCACCCCTCCTTACCCCCCCAGGCACGAGCCAGCTGCTTGGTATATGGTCTCCACGGCAGCCAAAGCCATGTTGCAAGCAAAAGGATGGTttcaggagggaaggaggagctgggagcgCCTGGGTGAGATTgcttggggaagaggaaaggccCGATACCACAGAAACGGCCACATCAGGAGGACAGACCCAATGCACCACAGCCTGGACATGGGGAAAAGGCCTTTATCATGCTTGGGGGAAGGGAACCAATACACAGAGCACAAGAGCTTCAGGGTGGGCTCCAAGGGGGCTGTGAACACTCCCGGGAGACGCCGGGCTGCCCCACCCTGGGGTCTCTTTGGCACTGCAGGAGGGCCCGCTAGCAGCCTGCATCCCACGGGTGCTGCGCAGGGGGAGGACGCTGCCCTAGCCCAGAGGTATGGCAGAGAGGCTGCCAGCTGGGGGGGATATCAGGGACCCCACCGATCCTTCCTTGTGTGCAGGGTACGGGGCAGCTGTCATGGGAGTTagggaagagctgcagcatccccagatCCCAGCCAGAGCTGTTCCCACCAGCTCTAGATCCCACCCCTAcccacaccagcagcagctggggcctgtccctctgcagggtgctggggcagaggggtggGTGACTGCCCCACTGCTGTCCTGCTCTGGGCTGAAGGGCACAACATTGTCCTCTCCAGGGCGAACATGGTCCTGGGCACCTCCCCAGGGCCGCAGACAGGGCAGGCGTGGTGCTACAGGCCGAGCTAGACCCCCCAACAGCTCCTGCCTTCACGTTGGCGGCAGGTCCCAGCTCCGGGCAGACATCTGGAGCTGGTGTCATCTCACATCCCTTtgaagagcagctgctgctgccacctccaAGCCAGTCCACAGCTCCCCACTGCTAGTCCTGTCATGTCAGCTTTCGCAGGCTCTGCAGCGATCCTCTGACACGGACGACACAGATGTGAACACAGACACAGGTATGTACTCACACACGCATTCACCCCACGAGTCAGAGTGGCGTTGACTTGACACACGGCTGGACACAAAGTGCCACCGCAAAGCCGCCGACCTGGCAGTTTTGTCTCTTCGGCAATTGATGGCAACAAAATGGAGCCCAGGACTATCCTGTCCACTTGGGACGGGAGAAGAATCAGGCTGACGCCACATCCTGCTGCCCAGGCGGCTCCCAGTCTGCAACCCCCATGAGATCCCCAGTCTACAAGGCTATACCTGCAAGACAGAGAGGAGATGTGGCACCTATCGGGaccagctgccagcaccccaaCCTTGCATCCCGAGTACACCTTGCCCCTCTCAGCCACAGCCTTCATCCCTACCTTGTGGATCTGTGGTGGAAGCTCATCCTCTGAGCTCTCCTCTGGCACGGGCTCTGGGTGTCTCGCTGACTGCCCGTCCTCAGCCCAGCCTCCCAGAGGGAGGCGGGAGAAGTGTGATGAGGCTTTGTGTACTGTGCCCGGGTCTGCAGGTGAGGCAAGGAGGAAGATTAGCTACCTGGGGGCCTGTCAGTCTTcaggggcaggcaggctgcTCGTGCCAGTCCATACAGGGCATCGATTATGGGGCTCTGCCCCAGAGCTCAGATCTCTGCCCTGGCTCCCGTACCTGTGATGCCACCGTATCGCCGCTGGAAGCCGGTCTGCAGCGTGGCCGTCTCCTCGGCAGGCTGCCGCGGTGAGGAGAAGGGGTAGCTGGCAGAGcgagggatggggatgggggcacCCCGCTGAGCGTCCAGCTCCTCGTGAGCGCTCTCCCCACTCTCGTCACTCTCTCGCCGGTGCCAAGTGTGCCGCTCGGGCTCCAGCTGGGCGTGCTGCTTGTGCAACTGAAGGCCAAGACACGAGTGAATCAGCTGTGTGGGAGAGCACAGATGCCCGAACAGAACCCTCTCCCCAACACTGCACACACACTGGTCTCAGCTCTCACTCACACCGGCATTCCGGTCATTCCAGACAGGGCACCCCAgtcctgcctgtcctgccccGCGACCCTCTGGCTGgcccagctccagcctgctcACCTCATGCATGTAGAGTGCGTGGAGACTCATCTCAGTGGAGGCGTACTCCGACAGGATCATGCTCTGTAGCTGACCTTCCCAGGCGCTGCTACCCGAGCTCATGGTCCTCGCATCAGCACTGCCATGGGACACACAAGTGGTATTTGCTGCCCAGGTGCCCCCCACGCCgcccagcccctctctgctcTAACGCCAGGCGTGCAGACACCTGCTCCTGGGCTGGGTAGGAACAGGCCCTCTGTAGCATCTCCCCAGATACACAAGATGACCAGCCCTGCTATGGCACTGCCTCTTCCCTACCAGGGGTTTCTCACCACTGTGGTACCTACAGGAGAACACCAGAACCTTAACACTGTCCTTTGGGGACAGCCTAAGCACCTGCTTATGAACATGCCCCTTGCTGGCCCAGGCTGCAGAGACAAATGCCACCGTGTACCTAGGACAACAGGATGGCAATCGGACGAGGGTTTAGGGAATTTGCAAGGTGTCTGGCCATGCCTCTCCAGCCTGCAGCTTACCCAGAGGCTGTCATGGCACTGGCGCTGCGAGGCTGGgctccctctccatcccttcctGCTGTCTGGAAGCCGCTGGGAGGCTGCTGGGCAGACTGGAGCGGGGAGAAGGAACGCAGGGCTGAGGCCACTTCGGAGAGATGGCGGGAGGCCTGTCCGTCCCGGCCCATGTGGAAGCCCAGTGCTGAGGAGCCCGCTATCACATTGGCAATCAGGCTGTGAGGCTGCAGAGTTGAAAGGGAGAGAATCTCTGTCCTGTGCAGACTTGGAGGCCTGATCCCTGCCAGGGACACAGAACTGAGgcaccccagctctctcagc from Pelecanus crispus isolate bPelCri1 chromosome 5, bPelCri1.pri, whole genome shotgun sequence encodes the following:
- the ABCB6 gene encoding LOW QUALITY PROTEIN: ATP-binding cassette sub-family B member 6 (The sequence of the model RefSeq protein was modified relative to this genomic sequence to represent the inferred CDS: deleted 1 base in 1 codon) — its product is MAVLGGYCEGNSSIAQAWVQQGFQPCFFFTLVPAVLLSVCLLLGALQYACYVRFGRTMEPKYIPRSHLYRGQVLLSLLLALQPFGGLLWQVAGPGRLYGYMLLHACLWALSWGCAVALLQLEHTRVLVHDRTRGHGTVLLLFWALAFAAENLTLVCWRSPLWWWALEDTNQKVQFGFWLLCYICTFMLFVLGMKAPGLPHKPYMLLVNEEERDVENSQPLLPNASRTTSTWKDFRRKLRLLVPYMWPRGNHLLQGLVLFCMALMGLERAINVFVPIYYKNIVNELTEGVPWHTLAWTVCIYVGLKFLQGGGAGSTGFVSNLRTFLWVWVQQFTNRQVQVQLFAHLHGLSLRWHLGRRTGEVLRSVDRGTSSINSLLSYIVFSIIPTIADIVIGIVYFTSVFSAWFGLIIFVCMSLYLTLTIFITEWRTKYRRDMNTRDNEAKSRAVDSLLNFETVKYYNAESYEVNRFNDAIVKYQLSEWKVSASLGLLNQTQNLVIGLGLLAGSLLCAYFVTENKLQVGDFVLFGTYIIQLYTPLNWFGTYYRMIQNSFVDMENMFELFHEEQEVKDAVNAGDLRLEAGRIEFENVHFSYVDGKEILQDVSFSVMPGQTLALVGPSGSGKSTIIRLLFRFYDVRGGCIRIDRQDISQVKQASLRAHIGVVPQDTVLFNDTIANNIRYGRILATDQEVQEAAQAADIHDRILSFPDGYNTQVGERGLKLSGGEKQRIAIARTILKGPRIILLDEATSALDTETERNIQASLAKVCAHRTTIVVAHRLSTVVGADQILVLKDGRIAERGRHEELLQKGGVYAGMWLQQQAGDENESKERRTEKPPGSKKGP